The sequence GCCGTTTTTGAAAAGCTTGATATACCAGCTGTAAGTGCCATGTATCAGGAAAACCCCGGTGTTGAAATGTACTCGAAGTACTCATATGTTGTAAAAGCAAGCGATTCTGCTAGGGGGATGGCCCCTGCCATTGCATCTATGGTAAACATAATTAAAAAACTAGTAGACGGTGAAGAACTACAACCTGTGGTTGATAACTATTATGAGCGTGGTATAAGGAAAAACTATTTTGCCCAAGATAGAGGTTCAAAAAGGGCTGTTGATATGCTTTTAGCTAAACTTAAAGGTGAAGAGTTCGTCACCGAGTACCCTATGCCAGAGTTTGATAGAGTGGCACCTAATCAACCAATTACAGACTTAAGTAACGCAAAAATAGCACTGGTTACCTCTGGTGGAATAGTGCCTAAAGGGAACCCAGATAGGATAGAATCATCTAGTGCTTCTAAGTTTGGCAAATATGATATATCAGGTTTTAACAATTTGACAGATGAAACCCATGAGACTGCTCACGGTGGTTATGACCCAGTATACGCAAATATAGACAGTGACAGGGTATTGCCAGTGGATGTATTGCGTGAACTTGAGGCGCAAGGAGAAATAGGTCAGTTACATCAATACTTCTATACAACGGTGGGAAATGGTACATCAGTTGCTAACTCAAAAGCATTTGCAAAATCCATAAGTGAAGAATTGGTTAGAGATGGAGTTCAAGCTGTTATCTTAACATCCACCTGAGGCACCTGTACTCGTTGCGGTGCAACGATGGTTAAAGAAATAGAAAGAGCTGGGATACCAGTAGTACACGTATGTACAGTTGTCCCAATCTCATTGACAGTTGGGGCTAACAGGATAGTACCAGCTATAGCAATACCCCATCCCCTTGGTAATCCTCAATTAACACAAGATCAAGAAAAAGAATTAAGGATGGGTATAGTGAAAAAAGCCCTAAACTCTTTGACTGTAGAAGTACACGGTCAAACGGTATTTGAAGACTAAAGTAAAAATGGGGTCAGTAAAATCTGACCCCGTTTTTTAAAAAAACTTTGACTGCACTTTTAACTGTTGTATCCAAGGCTTTAGCCTTGGAAAACCCACAAAAAATTACAATCAATCAGTAACTTTTAAATGGAGGTGTGAAAAGATGGTGTATCCAGTTATTAAATCCACCGCATATAGCTTGATTCACAGCCCGAACTTACTAGTGTCTCAAGGGACCACTCAAACCCAGGACAGGGATAAGGACCCGAACAGCCCGTATCTTACAAAACTATCACAACATCTGAGATCATTTGATGAAGCGGTAAAGTATCCCCCTAATCAAGCGTATATAGGTGGAATAAACCCTAAAGAGCTATATGAGATCCCAAAGCCATGGTATGAAAATGCCATTGCTACAGCTAACCGCTTTGCGTCTATGGGAGAAATCATGCCAGAAGATGAGTTTTTTGGCCTAATAAAAATTTGTGACTCATTCGATTTAGTACTACTAGACGAGGGATTCTCTGTTTCTATAAAAGAAAAGTTAAGTAAACACCCAGTAATATCAAAACTAAACTTATCAAAACTAGATAAGTTCTCTACCAATGAAGATATTCAAAAAGTAATCAACAATGGGGGAGAGACTTTAAAAATAGACAATGAGATTATTGGATGTGTTAAAAAGGCCCATGATACGGACAAAAACTTAAATGCCCATATAATTCTAGAAAACCTTACTGCAAAAGCATCGGCTGTTCTAGCCCTACTTCACTTAGAGAAGATCGCCAATATTTCTTTAGATGAGATTGATTATATTATTGAAACATCGGAAGAAGCATGTGGAGATATGAATCAACGGGGGGGCGGTAACTTCGCAAAAGCCATAGGGGAGATTGCAGGATGTAAAAATGCCACAGGATCAGATATCAGGGCATTTTGTGCAGCGCCTGCCCATGGAATTTTAAATGCAGCAGCTTTAGTTAAAGCTGGTATTTTTAAAAACGTTGTGGTTGTGGCTGGAGGGGCAACAGCTAAGCTAGGTATGAATGGCAAAGACCATGTAAACAAAGGTATGCCTGTCCTTGAAGATATGCTTGGTGCCTTTGCTGTACTGGTATCGGAAAATGACGGAGTAAGTCCAGTTGTTAGAACAGATATAGTTGGTAGACATACAATTGGGGCAGGTTCATCACCACAGGCGGTAATCAAGGGTATTGTCACTGATCCCCTTGACAGAAGTGATCTCAAAATAAATCAAATAGATAGCTATTCAGTGGAAATGCAAAACCCTGAGCTTACAGAACCAGCAGGGGCAGGAGATGTTCCTAAAGCTAACTATAAAATGATTGCAGCACTGGGTGTTAAAAGGGGGGATATTCAAAGGAATGAAATTGAATCCTTTGTTAAAGACCACGGCATGCCTGGCTTTGCGCCTACTCAAGGACATATCCCATCTGGAGTGCCATATATAGGGCACTGTGCCCATGAAATCATGCAAGGAAAAATACAACGTGCAATGATTATTGGAAAAGGGAGTCTTTTCTTGGCTAGGATGACAAATCAATTTGACGGAATTTCTTTTGTTATAGAAAAAAACATAGGGCAAGGTATGAAACAAGATGGAGCAGGAAAGCTAAACCAGCTATTAGCCCAAGCATTAAGAGAAGTGGCAGAAAAGTTTGACCAAGATCAAGAGCAACAGTAAAGGGGTGAAATGATGACTGATAAAACTCAAGTAGTAAACACCCTAAATAGTATAGCTGATTTCCTTGAAGGTAAAGAAACAGCTAAAAAGACAAAGGTAGCTCTAACTACTATTGGTAGCGAATTAGGAACAGATGAACTGGTTCAAGGGGCCATGATGGCTGTAAAAGATAATCCCTTACTAGATGTTGTTTTAATCGGGGCCAAGCCCAATGTAGATTGTCCCCTAGAACAGCATATTACGGAGTGTGAAAAAGAAGCCCATAAGATTTTAGAGGAATTGTTAGTAAAAAAAGAGGTTTCAGGGGCAGTAACCCTTCACTACAATTTTCCTTTGGGGATATCAACTGTTGGTAGAGTAATCACTCCCGCTAGGGGTAAATCCATGTTTATTGCTACAACAACAGGTACAACATCTGCCAATAGAGTTGAGGCAATGGTGCTAAACGGGATACTAGGTATAATCGCTGCTAAAGGTGCAGGGATAAACAACCCTAAACTAGGGGTGTTAAACGTTGAAGGTTCCCGTCAAGTAGAAAGAATACTCACTACCCTTAAGGAGAAGGGGATGGAGTTTTCTTTAGCTGAAAGTATAAGGTCTGATGGTGGTTCGGTGATGAGGGGGAACGATTTACTCAGCGGAAGCTGTGATGTCATGGTTTGTGACACTTTAACAGGTAATATATTGATGAAGATATTCTCAAGTTTTACAACAGGGGGCAACTATGAGACCCTAGGTTGGGGATATGGACCGGGGATAGGCAAAGACATGAAGAACATCATATCAATAATTTCAAGGGCATCTGGAGCACCTGTGGTAAAGGGGGCTTTGCAATACACCTTTGAATTAGTGCAAAATGATTTGGTTAAGGTAGCTAAAGAGGAATTCTCAAAAGCGGAAAAAGCTGGCCTTAGCACAGAGTTAGAGATGATAAAAGCTCCAATACAAAAAGAAGAAAAGGTGGAAGTTCCACCTAAAAAGCCTGTGACTGCAGAGATAACAGGAATTGACATACTTCAGTTAGATGATGGTGTAGGCGTACTTTGGGAAAACAAAATCTATGCCGAATCAGGCATGGGATGTGCAGGCCCAGTGATAATGGTAGCCCCAGAAGATAAAGAACAGGCAAGTGGGATATTAAAAGAGAATAAATATTTATAGAACCTAAAAAGCGACTGGGTGATATGCTCCCCTTGTGGTAGACAGTTAAAATAATAAAAACTGTTTACAACAAGGAGGAGTATTTTTTATGGGTCGGAAAAGTAAATTCTCACCAGAAGAAAAGTTAGAGTATGTTCTTATGTGTATAGAAGGAAAAAATTCAGTTAGCCATGCAGCTAAGTTAATCGGTGTCAGTAAAGATACCATGAGGAGATGGGTCAGTAATTATATGTCGTTGGGTGTTGATGGGTTGACTACTAGTGCAAAGAATACTAGCCATTCTTCAAATGCAAAGGAATTAGCGATAAAGGAATACCTTTCTGGTAAGGGTTCTTTGCATGATATATGTTTTCAATATGGAATACGCTCTACAGGGATACTTCATACATGGGTTATGAAGTATAATAGTCATGAGAAATTAAAATCTTCTGGTACTGGAGGAGTATCTATCATGACTAAAGGAAGAAAGACCCATTTTGATGAAAGAGTAGAAATAGTAAAGTACTGTATTGAGAATAAATGCAACTATGTTGAAACAGCACAGAAGTTTAATGTATCTTACCAGCAGGTTAATTCATGGACTAATAAATACCTAAAAAAAGGTATAGAAGCCCTTCAAGACAAGCGAGGCAAAAGAAAGTCAGAAGATGACATGTCTGAAATGGACAAACTTAAAGCCCAAAACAAACTACTTGAAGCTGAAATTCGCCAGAAGCAAATGGAGATAGATTTTTTAAAAAAGTTGAAAGAAATAGAAAGGGGGCGGTTTTAAGCCAAGTAAGATATGAGACGATCTATCTTACGATACAGGAACTTAAAAAGACTAAAGGTTATTCAATCACAAAACTCTGTGTTTTTGCGAAGGTTCAACGTTCCTCATATTACAAATGGTTAAACAGAGAAGCAAGTACTAATGAACAATTTAACAAAACTTTAATACCATTAATCAGAGATGCATATGAAGAGAGAGGCGGTATACTTGGGTATCGTCAGATGACAATCAAGTTAAACAGAGAGCAAGAATTCCATGTAAACCATAAGAGAATCTACAGACTGATGAAAATACTAGGTTTAAAATCTGTATGCCGTAGAAAGAGAAAGAACTACATCAAATCCACACCAGAAATAACTGCAAAAAACGTACTAAGCAGGAACTTTAATGCAAATGGATTTGGGGAGAAATGGCTTACTGATGTAACAGAGATGAAATATGGAATCAGTGGAAAAGCCTATCTAAGTGCCATACTTGACCTCGGAGATAAGAGCATAGTGTCCTTTGTCTTGGGTCATTCAAATAACAATGCACTGGTATTTAGAACGTTTGACATTGCCCATGAGCAGCACCCTGATGCAAAGCCAATTTTCCACAGTGATAGGGGATTTCAATACACCTCAAAAATGTTCAAAAACAAGTTGGATAATGCGGGTATGACACAGAGTATGTCTAGAATCTCCCGTTGTATAGATAACGGCCCTATGGAGGCATTTTTTGGTACCCTTAAGTCAGAAATGTACTATCTCAACAAATTCAGCTCATATCAGGAATTGGAATCTGCTGTCATTGAATACATAGAGTATTACAATAATCATCGTTATCAGAAGAGGCTTGAATGTATGACTCCAATGGAGTATAGGCAACACCTTTTAAGTAAGGTAGCATAAGCTTTTATGCCGCGAAAGCCTGTTTATATGGGGTGTACCCTCTGGTAAAATGTGTGTGGCGGAAGCCAAATATTTGTCAAGTATCAACTTCCGCCCAAGAATGGGAGTC comes from Alkalicella caledoniensis and encodes:
- a CDS encoding IS3 family transposase; the protein is MYLTIQELKKTKGYSITKLCVFAKVQRSSYYKWLNREASTNEQFNKTLIPLIRDAYEERGGILGYRQMTIKLNREQEFHVNHKRIYRLMKILGLKSVCRRKRKNYIKSTPEITAKNVLSRNFNANGFGEKWLTDVTEMKYGISGKAYLSAILDLGDKSIVSFVLGHSNNNALVFRTFDIAHEQHPDAKPIFHSDRGFQYTSKMFKNKLDNAGMTQSMSRISRCIDNGPMEAFFGTLKSEMYYLNKFSSYQELESAVIEYIEYYNNHRYQKRLECMTPMEYRQHLLSKVA
- the grdB gene encoding glycine reductase complex selenoprotein B; its protein translation is MSKIRVVHYLNQFFGQIGGEDKAHIAPLVKEEVVGPGMALKAQLGESSEIVATVICGDSYFNENIDEVSAEIVEIIAQYKPDIVVCGPAFNAGRYGVACGAVAKAVFEKLDIPAVSAMYQENPGVEMYSKYSYVVKASDSARGMAPAIASMVNIIKKLVDGEELQPVVDNYYERGIRKNYFAQDRGSKRAVDMLLAKLKGEEFVTEYPMPEFDRVAPNQPITDLSNAKIALVTSGGIVPKGNPDRIESSSASKFGKYDISGFNNLTDETHETAHGGYDPVYANIDSDRVLPVDVLRELEAQGEIGQLHQYFYTTVGNGTSVANSKAFAKSISEELVRDGVQAVILTSTUGTCTRCGATMVKEIERAGIPVVHVCTVVPISLTVGANRIVPAIAIPHPLGNPQLTQDQEKELRMGIVKKALNSLTVEVHGQTVFED
- the grdD gene encoding glycine/sarcosine/betaine reductase complex component C subunit alpha; this translates as MMTDKTQVVNTLNSIADFLEGKETAKKTKVALTTIGSELGTDELVQGAMMAVKDNPLLDVVLIGAKPNVDCPLEQHITECEKEAHKILEELLVKKEVSGAVTLHYNFPLGISTVGRVITPARGKSMFIATTTGTTSANRVEAMVLNGILGIIAAKGAGINNPKLGVLNVEGSRQVERILTTLKEKGMEFSLAESIRSDGGSVMRGNDLLSGSCDVMVCDTLTGNILMKIFSSFTTGGNYETLGWGYGPGIGKDMKNIISIISRASGAPVVKGALQYTFELVQNDLVKVAKEEFSKAEKAGLSTELEMIKAPIQKEEKVEVPPKKPVTAEITGIDILQLDDGVGVLWENKIYAESGMGCAGPVIMVAPEDKEQASGILKENKYL
- the grdC gene encoding glycine/sarcosine/betaine reductase complex component C subunit beta — encoded protein: MVYPVIKSTAYSLIHSPNLLVSQGTTQTQDRDKDPNSPYLTKLSQHLRSFDEAVKYPPNQAYIGGINPKELYEIPKPWYENAIATANRFASMGEIMPEDEFFGLIKICDSFDLVLLDEGFSVSIKEKLSKHPVISKLNLSKLDKFSTNEDIQKVINNGGETLKIDNEIIGCVKKAHDTDKNLNAHIILENLTAKASAVLALLHLEKIANISLDEIDYIIETSEEACGDMNQRGGGNFAKAIGEIAGCKNATGSDIRAFCAAPAHGILNAAALVKAGIFKNVVVVAGGATAKLGMNGKDHVNKGMPVLEDMLGAFAVLVSENDGVSPVVRTDIVGRHTIGAGSSPQAVIKGIVTDPLDRSDLKINQIDSYSVEMQNPELTEPAGAGDVPKANYKMIAALGVKRGDIQRNEIESFVKDHGMPGFAPTQGHIPSGVPYIGHCAHEIMQGKIQRAMIIGKGSLFLARMTNQFDGISFVIEKNIGQGMKQDGAGKLNQLLAQALREVAEKFDQDQEQQ
- a CDS encoding helix-turn-helix domain-containing protein, whose translation is MGRKSKFSPEEKLEYVLMCIEGKNSVSHAAKLIGVSKDTMRRWVSNYMSLGVDGLTTSAKNTSHSSNAKELAIKEYLSGKGSLHDICFQYGIRSTGILHTWVMKYNSHEKLKSSGTGGVSIMTKGRKTHFDERVEIVKYCIENKCNYVETAQKFNVSYQQVNSWTNKYLKKGIEALQDKRGKRKSEDDMSEMDKLKAQNKLLEAEIRQKQMEIDFLKKLKEIERGRF